A genomic segment from Vidua macroura isolate BioBank_ID:100142 chromosome Z, ASM2450914v1, whole genome shotgun sequence encodes:
- the CAAP1 gene encoding caspase activity and apoptosis inhibitor 1 isoform X2: protein MLQQCFCVIGEKKLQKMLPDTLKNCSMDEIKRLCMEQLELLSEKKLLKILEGEIGADSDTDEEADGGDKTGGDSVSQQDNSIDSTSSLREDSKVEGQESKQGKGEDSDVLSINADAYDSDIEGPCNEEDGPDVQESTVRSGAGQIDDLQKDIEKSVNEILGLAESSPKETKAANLAVPPSEDVQPSAQQLELLELEMRARAIKALMKAGDVKKHP from the exons ATGCTTCAACAGTGTTTCTGTGTCATAGGGGAGAAGAAACTACAGAAGATGCTGCCTGATACTTTAAAG AACTGTTCCATGGATGAAATCAAAAGACTTTGCATGGAGCAGTTGGAGCtgttatctgaaaaaaaactgttGAAGATACTTGAAG GCGAAATTGGAGCTGATTCTGATACTGACGAGGAGGCAGATGGAGGAGACAAGACTGGAGGTGATTCAGTCAGTCA acaggACAACAGTATAGACTCAACTTCTTCTCTGAGAGAAGACAGCAAGGTGGAAGGCCAGGAATCAAAACAAG GTAAGGGAGAAGATAGTGATGTCCTCAGCATAAATGCAGATGCATATGATAGTGACATAGAAGGCCCATGCAATGAAGAAGATGGTCCAGATGTGCAAGAGAGCACTGTCAGAAGTGGAGCTGGCCAGATAGATGACCTTCAGAAGGACATTGAGAAGAGTGTGAATGAGATTCTGGGGTTGGCAGAGTCCAGCCCAAAGGAGACCAAAGCAGCAAACTTAGCTGTTCCTCCATCAGAAGATGTTCAGCCATCAGCACAACAGCTGGAGCTTCTGGAACTTGAGATGAGGGCCAGAGCTATTAAGGCTCTGATGAAAGCTGGTGATGTAAAGAAACATCCCTGA